The sequence below is a genomic window from Wenzhouxiangella sp. XN24.
ACCGTGGTGACGCGGTAATCGGCCGCGCCCGAGTGCGCGCCGGCCAGCAGCAGCAGGGTGGCGAGCCAGGGGATGATCGAGCGTGCAGTCATTGGATATCTTTTTCCGATCGGTGACACTGCAAGCTTAGCAAGCCCGGCGGACCTTTTTTGGCGTGGCCGCAGCGCAGGGTCGCCACGAGGAGCCCATGCAACGGAAGAGAAACATCACGTTGATACTCGCCTGGCTGCTCGCCGCCGGCGTCGCGGCGGTGCTCGGCAGCATCGTGCAGACCCAGTTCAATCTCGCTGCGGTGGCCACGCTCGACGGACCGGTGCCGACCGGGCTGCGCATCGAGACGACCTTGCTCGATATCGCGGGGTTCGCGCCCGGACTCGCACTCATCGTCGCCACGGGCTTCGGCATCGCCTTTCCCGTCGCGGCCGGCCTGGCGCGCCGGTGGGCGCCCGGTGGTGTCGCGCGTGCGGCACTCTTCGGCCTCGCCGGCGGCGCGGCTGTCTGGGCGGCGATTTTCCTGATGAACACGCTGTTGCCGATGACACCCGTCGCCGCGACCCGCCAGGCCGCCGGCCTGTTGCTGATGGTCGCCGCCGGGACCGCGGGCGGGGTCACCTTCGCGGCGCTGGCCCCTGCCCGGCGTCCGACGCCTGTGGCGTGAAGCGGCCTCTGCTTGCTATTCTTCCTGCCCGGACTCCGCCAGCGCGTGCCACCTGCCGGTGTCATGCCTGGCCTTCAATCACTGCCGAGGTGCCGCCGTGAAGACACTCGCCCTGCCGATTTCGCTTTTCGCCCTGTTCGTCGTCTCCACTGCCGGAGCCAGTGAGGCCATCCGGCTTTCCGAGCCCGTACAGACCGGGGACGGTTACGAGGTCTTCGGCGCGCCCATCGACGCGGAAGGCGAACCGGTGCGGCTGGGGCAGATCATCGCGGCGAGCGACAAGTACGCCGACCAGCAGGTCCATGCCACCGCCACGGTCTCGAAAGTCTGCCAGAAGAAGGGCTGCTTCTTCGTCGCACAGGACGGCGACTCCGTCGCGCGCATCACCTTCGTGGACTACAGCTTCTTCGTACCTACGGATTCCGGCGGCAAGGACGTGACGATCGTCGGGACGTTCAAGCGCAAGCAGCTCTCCGAGGCCCAGGCACGCCACTACGCGGAGGATGCTGGCGAGGATCCCGCCGCCATCGAGGGACCGCTGGAGGAATACGCGATCGTCGCCACTTCGGTGATGATCCCGACCAGCTAGGAGAGTCGTTCCAGGCGGAGCCGCTGGCGCTCGTCGAACAGCCGGCGGCTCGCGGCCAGCACCGCCACGACCGTGCCGAATCCGGTGCCGACGGCGATCAACAGGAACACCAGCACCTGGTACTTTACCGCGAGCGCCGGCGGACTCCCCGCCAGGATCTGCCCCGTCATCATGCCCGGCAGGCTGACGATGCCGGCGGCCGCCATGCCGTTGATGATCGGGATCATGCCGCTGCGCATGGCGTCGCGCCGCAGGTCGCCGATCGCCTCGCTCCAGGTCATGCCCAGCATCAGCCGGCCCTCGATCACCGGGCGTTGCCGCCACGCGCTGTCGGTCAGCCGGTCCATGCCCAGCGCCACCCCGGTCATCGTGTTGCCGAGCAACATGCCGAGCAGGGGTATGGCGTACTGGGGCGTGTACCAGGGCGCCGGCCCGATGACGATCACGAGCGCGAAAACCGTCACGGTGAAGGAGGACACGAACATCGCGGACGTGCCGATGGCAAACGCCCATCCGCCCGTCATGCGCCGCTTCTGCCGTGCCATGACCTCGCGCCCCGCGAGCAGCAGCATGATGACTGCCATCAGCGCCACCCACTGGAATGCGGCGACGGAGAACAGCGCCTCCAGCACGAGGCCGATGATGGCGAGCTGCAGGCCCATCCGCGCTGCGGCGACCAGCAGGTCGCGACTGAGGCCGAGCCGGCCGACATGCGTCACAACGGCCAGCGCCACGACCAGCAAGGCGCCGGTCGCCAACTCCCACCACGCCAGTTCGATCAGTCCTGACGACATGGCTCTTCCTCGAGCGCCGCGCCGCGGATCGTGAAGTGCCGATCGGCGACGCGCCCGATCTGCGCCCGATCGTGCGCCGCCCAGATCACCGGAATGCGCTGCGCGCGCACGTGTTCACGTAACCAGGACTCGACCGTGCGCGTCGTGTCGGGATCGAGATTGGCCGTCGGCTCGTCGAGCAACAGGGCGCGCGGCTCGTGTGACAATGCCCGCAGCACGGCCAGGCGCTGCTTCTCTCCGGAAGACAGCCTGCCGACCTCCCAGTCGAGGGTTTCCTCGCCGAAGCCGAACGCCGCCAGGCTGCCGGGCACCGGTTCCATGAAGTGTTCGATCACGCGGTCCGCCCACCAGCTGCTCTCCGCCGGGACCAGCATCACCCAGCCGCGCCAGCAGTGGGCCGCCACGGCGGATCGTCGTTCCTCCCCGAGCGTCACCTCGCCCTCGTGAGGCTCGAGATCGGCGATCGCCCGCAGCAGCCGGGTCTTGCCGGAACCCGACTCGCCCGAGAGGCACACGATCTCCCCGGCCGCCACGTCGAGCGAAACGTCGTTCAGGGCACCTATGGACAGGCCCTGGATCCGGAGGCGGTCGGCGTTGGCGGCCGGGGCATTCACTCGGCGGGAATGAGGCTGAACTCGACGCGTTGATTGAGCCGTGCGACCTCGTTCCACTCCCCTGCCGTGCGGATGCTTGCCGGGAAAGAATAGCGGCGCACCGACTCTCGGGGATCACGGGCCCGGACGCGGACCTCGATGGCCCCGTCGGCCAGCAGTGGCGAACTGGCGAGAAAGTTTGCGAAGCTCACCGACTGGCGCTCGCTCAAGCCGTCGGCCAGGCCGGGCGGGTAACCGTGTTGCGCACACTCCGTGACGGCGACCTCGGGATCCGCCGGACGATAGCCGCCCGCGCCGTCCTGGGCCAGGCAGAACTCGCCGAGGTGCGCGTCGAGCTGGACCGTCCCCCGGAATCCGATTCCGGCCAGCCGATCCAGCAGTTCGCGCAGGCGCTCGAGCCGGACGTCGTCGAACGGGATGTCGTCGAAGCCGTAGGTGTTGTCCTGGTTGACCGCCCATTGCAGGGCATCGACCAGCTCGTGGTACCTGCCCCCGGCTTCGAGGCGTTCCGCGTCTACGCGGTCGCGCAGCTCGGCGCGCAAGGCATCGACCACGCCGGATTGCACGGCCAGTTCCTCCGCAAGCCGGGCGGTCTCGACATGAGCCGCATTCCGGTCCGCGCGCGCCTCGAGAAACAGGAATCCCAGGATGCCGGCCGGCAGGAGGAGAAGCAGCGCGATCAGTGCCGCGCCGAGACGTCCGGGGCCACGCGGCGGCGGCACGTCCAGGCGTCGCAGCTCTTCGTCCGCCTGTTGCCTGGCATGGATTTCCTCCGCCACCCGCTTGGCGAAATCGCGGTTGCTCGCGAGGATGTCGGAGCGCAGTTCGAGATGCTGGTCCTGCAGGGTGCGTGTGACGAGCGCCTGGATCGAGGCGCCGAGCGCCTGGCGCTCCAGCAGCCGGTCGGTGGCGTCCTGGGATGCCGATGGCGCCGCGGCAGGGGCCGCCGGATCCGCAGCACGCCGCCGCCGCCCGGCGCGCCGCTCCCGAACCAGGCCGA
It includes:
- a CDS encoding DUF4920 domain-containing protein is translated as MKTLALPISLFALFVVSTAGASEAIRLSEPVQTGDGYEVFGAPIDAEGEPVRLGQIIAASDKYADQQVHATATVSKVCQKKGCFFVAQDGDSVARITFVDYSFFVPTDSGGKDVTIVGTFKRKQLSEAQARHYAEDAGEDPAAIEGPLEEYAIVATSVMIPTS
- the fetB gene encoding iron export ABC transporter permease subunit FetB — its product is MSSGLIELAWWELATGALLVVALAVVTHVGRLGLSRDLLVAAARMGLQLAIIGLVLEALFSVAAFQWVALMAVIMLLLAGREVMARQKRRMTGGWAFAIGTSAMFVSSFTVTVFALVIVIGPAPWYTPQYAIPLLGMLLGNTMTGVALGMDRLTDSAWRQRPVIEGRLMLGMTWSEAIGDLRRDAMRSGMIPIINGMAAAGIVSLPGMMTGQILAGSPPALAVKYQVLVFLLIAVGTGFGTVVAVLAASRRLFDERQRLRLERLS
- a CDS encoding ATP-binding cassette domain-containing protein; protein product: MNAPAANADRLRIQGLSIGALNDVSLDVAAGEIVCLSGESGSGKTRLLRAIADLEPHEGEVTLGEERRSAVAAHCWRGWVMLVPAESSWWADRVIEHFMEPVPGSLAAFGFGEETLDWEVGRLSSGEKQRLAVLRALSHEPRALLLDEPTANLDPDTTRTVESWLREHVRAQRIPVIWAAHDRAQIGRVADRHFTIRGAALEEEPCRQD
- a CDS encoding response regulator: MPQKRALVVDDSRSARVALQKLLQQYDIAVSFAESGEEAIDFLKHQETDVIFMDHSMPGMDGFEAVSVIKSDPRTAMIPVMMYTAKEGEVYVGQARALGALGVLPKQVQPGVLYEMLLKLGLVRERRAGRRRRAADPAAPAAAPSASQDATDRLLERQALGASIQALVTRTLQDQHLELRSDILASNRDFAKRVAEEIHARQQADEELRRLDVPPPRGPGRLGAALIALLLLLPAGILGFLFLEARADRNAAHVETARLAEELAVQSGVVDALRAELRDRVDAERLEAGGRYHELVDALQWAVNQDNTYGFDDIPFDDVRLERLRELLDRLAGIGFRGTVQLDAHLGEFCLAQDGAGGYRPADPEVAVTECAQHGYPPGLADGLSERQSVSFANFLASSPLLADGAIEVRVRARDPRESVRRYSFPASIRTAGEWNEVARLNQRVEFSLIPAE